The following is a genomic window from Candidatus Polarisedimenticolaceae bacterium.
CACGAGCCCGGCCGACGGGAGGATCCTCAAGGACGGGCCGTCCCGGATCTCCGTCTTCATGAGCCCCCTGAACGTGCACGTCTGTCGCGCGCCGGCCGCCGGGCGCATCGTCTCGGTGCGCCACGAACGGGGGCGGTTCCTCGCGGCGTTCAAGGACGAGGCGTCGGAACAGAACGAGCGGGCGACCCTGCGCCTGGCCACCGATCGCGGCGAGGTGGCGTTCACGCTCGTCGCGGGGCTGATCGCCCGCCGGATCGTCGTCCGGGTGGAGGAAGGGCAGGTCGTTTCGGCCGGTGAGCGGATCGGCCTGATCCGCTTCGGGTCGCGCGTCGACCTCGATCTGCCGCCGGGGGCCGCCCCCGCGGTGGCGATCGGAGACCGGGTGACGGCCGGGGAGTCCGTGCTGGCGCGCTTTGAAGCCTGAGTCGTTATAGTGCCCGGGTGGCTACCGCGAAACCCGTTCGCCGGGGGGTCTATCTGCTCCCGGCCCTGTTCACCGTCGGCAACCTCCTGTGCGGATTCCTGTGCGTGCTCGCCGCGAGCCGCGGCCGGTTCGAGTTCGCCGCGCAGCTGATCGTCCTGGCGGCGATCCTCGACGCCTTCGACGGCCGGATCGCCCGCATGACCGGCTCCACCTCCGAGATGGGGATGCAGCTGGACTCGCTGGCCGACGTGGTGTCGTTCGGCCTCGCGCCGTCCGCGC
Proteins encoded in this region:
- a CDS encoding phosphatidylserine decarboxylase, which codes for MSLDRAAYPFAVPAMLLAVAAGAWNLWASIPFVAFLLFTLWFFRDPERTTPAAPGILTSPADGRILKDGPSRISVFMSPLNVHVCRAPAAGRIVSVRHERGRFLAAFKDEASEQNERATLRLATDRGEVAFTLVAGLIARRIVVRVEEGQVVSAGERIGLIRFGSRVDLDLPPGAAPAVAIGDRVTAGESVLARFEA